From a single Dendropsophus ebraccatus isolate aDenEbr1 chromosome 8, aDenEbr1.pat, whole genome shotgun sequence genomic region:
- the ARL3 gene encoding ADP-ribosylation factor-like protein 3 — MGLLSILRKLKSAPDQEVRILLLGLDNAGKTTLLKQLASEDISHITPTQGFNIKSVQSQGFKLNVWDIGGQRKIRPYWRNYFENTDVLIYVIDSADRKRFEETGQELAELLDEEKLSGVPVLIFANKQDLLTAAPASEIAEGLNLHTIRDRVWQIQSCSALTGEGVQDGMNWVCKNVNAKKK; from the exons ATG GGTCTGCTGTCTATTTTGCGTAAATTGAAAAGCGCTCCAGATCAGGAGGTCCGAATCCTGCTCCTGGGTCTCGATAATGCAGGAAAAACCACATTGTTAAAGCAGTTGGCGTCGGAGGACATCAGTCACATCACTCCAACACAG GGCTTTAATATAAAGAGCGTACAGTCCCAGGGCTTCAAACTCAACGTATGGGACATAGGCGGACAGAGAAAAATCAGGCCGTACTGGAGGAATTATTTTGAGAATACCGATGTACTT ATATACGTCATTGACAGTGCAGATAGAAAACGCTTTGAAGAAACAGGTCAG gaATTGGCTGAACTTTTGGACGAGGAAAAACTGAGCGGCGTTCCTGTGCTGATCTTTGCTAATAAACAGGATTTGCTGACAGCTGCCCCGGCCTCTGAAATAGCTGAAGGCCTAAATTTGCACACAATTCGGGACAGAGTCTGGCAGATTCAGTCGTGTTCAGCGCTCACAGGAGAGGGAGTACAG GATGGAATGAACTGGGTCTGCAAAAATGTTAATGCAAAGAAGAAGTAA